The window CGGCCATGGCGGCTCGCACGCGAGCGGCCGGGCCAGTGACTCGCCCGGCGTCGGCTCGGGCAACCACGTCCAGGTGCCGATCCATGTGCCGGTGAACGCCTGCGGCAACAGTGTCGACGTCATCGGCGTCGGCAACTCCACCACGGGCAACGACTGCGCGAACGGCTCCGGCAGGCGTCACAGCAACCCGCCCGGCGGCGGATACGAGACACCCCCCGGGGAGCCGGGGGAGCCTGGCAACCCGGGTGAGCCCGGGAACCCCGGTGAACCGGGTGAGCCCGGTAACCCGGGGGAGCCTGGCGAGCCGGGTGAGCCCGGAAATCCCGGTGAACCCGGGGAGCCTGGCAACCCCGGTGAGCCCGGAAACCCGGGTGAGCCCGGAAACCCCGGTGAACCTGGTAACCCCGGTACCCCGGGCAACCCCGAGAACCCCGGAAACAAGCCGGGCGGCCAGTTCGTGACCCAGCCCGAGGGCGACGCCCAGCTCGCGGAGACCGGCAGCGGCCTGCCGCTCGGCCTCACCCTCCCCGCCGGCGCGGGCGCGCTGCTGGCGGGCGCGGTCCTCTACCGCAAGGCGCGTGCCTCGGCCTGACCCCCACGGCAAACGGAGCGGGCCCCGCCGATGCGGGGCCCGCTCCCGTGTATGCCTTCTCCCGGTGCGCCGTCCCAGCTCACCACGTGGCCCGCACCTGGCGGATGATCCGCCGGCGCAACCGCACCTTGCGGCTGCCGTCCCGCAGCAGGCTCAGACGGTGCAACTCCCAGTGTCCGTACTCGGCGTGGTCCGTCAGCAGACGTGCCGTTTCCTTGCGGGAGACCCCGCGCGGTACGTACACGTCGACAAATTCGTATTCCGGCATCGCATCTATTGTGCGGGCTGGGGCCTGGTACGGATAGCGTCTGCACTATGTCTGATGCTGCGCAGCCCACCGCTGCCGAGGTACGCGCCGCCGCCGAGGCGGTCAAGACCGCGCTCGACCGCCACCTGGCCGCGGTCGAGGGCAGGTCGGGAGAGGACGACCCGGCCGTCTACGAGGCGTTCAACCAGCTGGCCGCGGCCGCAGAGGTGTACGACGAGCTGCTCTACGACCGATACGACGAGGTCACCCCCTTCGAGATCCCCGGTGCGGAGGACGCGCTGCCCCCGTACGCGGGCCCCGAGGAACCGAACGCGCTGAGCGTACTGATCCGCCGCGACTACGCGGTGGCGGAGCCGCAGCGCCTCCTGGCGCAGGCACAGCGGATCGAGGCCGCCGAAGGCGAGGACGGCCCGGCCGCGTCCGGGACGACCCATGGCGCGCTCGGGCTGCTGTTCGGCGAGTTCGAGCCCGACGAGATCGCCTCCCGGCACAAGGAGTTCGGGCTGGAGGAGGGCGACTCCACGCTCTGGGTGATGGCGGCGGACGAACCGGCCGACCCCGGGGAGTGGCTGGAGGCCCCCTTCGAGCAGGTCGATCCGCAGCAGGTGGTCTGCCGATTCGACGTCAGCGCCGTCTTCGACGACGTCGAGGACGATGACGACGAGGACGAAGAGGACGACGACGGGGAGGACCTGGAGGGCCTCGACACCGACCTGGACGGGGACGAGGACGAGGATCTGGAGCGCCTGGACGCGGACCGCCGCTGAGCGCACCCGCTGGTCACCCGACGGCGGTGGTCACGGGGGCCGTCCCCGTGACCACCGCCGTTGTCAGCCTCCGTCGACCTGCGGAGCGAGCAGCACCGGAAGCCGGGTCGTCCGGGGCTTCGCCGGAACCTCGGCCACGGCCCGGGGCAGCGCCTGTTCCACGCCGTGCACCACGGACAGATGGCGGTCGGCCCGCCCGAACGCCGTGTACACCCAGGGCCTGCTGAGCGCCTGCGCGGCATCGCCGGGCAGCACCACGACCACCGCGGGCCACCGGCTCCCCACCGCCTGGTGCGCGGTCAGCGCCCAGCCGTGCCGCACGGACTGCTCCACCCGCTCCTTCGGTACGACGACGGCCTCGCCCTCGCACGACAGATGGAGCCCCTCGGCGTCCGCCTTCACCACACGCCCCGGCAGCGCACGGCCCGGAACGGGGGAGTAGACGATCCGGTCACCGGGGTCGAAGCCGCCGAAG of the Streptomyces koelreuteriae genome contains:
- a CDS encoding DUF5703 family protein, translating into MPEYEFVDVYVPRGVSRKETARLLTDHAEYGHWELHRLSLLRDGSRKVRLRRRIIRQVRATW
- a CDS encoding chaplin; translated protein: MRQVTRKGLMTVAAATGVIAAAGGSAYADSGAHGSSSGSPGVLSGNTVQAPVHAPVNICGNTVNVIGVLNPSVGNSCANKGGGSSSGGHGGSHASGRASDSPGVGSGNHVQVPIHVPVNACGNSVDVIGVGNSTTGNDCANGSGRRHSNPPGGGYETPPGEPGEPGNPGEPGNPGEPGEPGNPGEPGEPGEPGNPGEPGEPGNPGEPGNPGEPGNPGEPGNPGTPGNPENPGNKPGGQFVTQPEGDAQLAETGSGLPLGLTLPAGAGALLAGAVLYRKARASA